In one Enterobacteriaceae endosymbiont of Donacia thalassina genomic region, the following are encoded:
- the rpe gene encoding ribulose-phosphate 3-epimerase, which produces MKNKLIAASILSANFTCLGKEINDVLKAGANIIHFDVMDNNYVPNLSIGPLVLKSLRENNINCQIDVHIMAKNIDNLIISFIKLGVNSIIIHPESSLHLDKSISLIRKYGCKAGLALNPSTSLNCLDYLIHKLDLILVMSVNPGFEGQKFLDYIYKKIIQIKKIINKQKRNILLEVDGGININNIKKIAISGADVFVIGSAIFKNKLPYNKIIKNLKLESNYFFKK; this is translated from the coding sequence ATGAAAAATAAATTAATTGCTGCATCTATTTTATCTGCTAATTTTACTTGTTTAGGAAAAGAAATTAATGATGTTTTAAAAGCTGGAGCTAATATAATACATTTTGATGTTATGGATAATAATTATGTACCTAATTTATCTATTGGTCCTTTAGTTTTAAAATCTTTAAGAGAGAATAATATTAATTGTCAAATTGATGTACATATAATGGCAAAAAATATAGATAATTTAATAATTAGTTTTATAAAATTAGGTGTAAATAGTATTATCATACATCCAGAAAGTTCACTTCATTTAGATAAAAGTATATCATTAATAAGAAAATATGGATGTAAAGCAGGATTAGCGTTAAATCCTTCTACATCTTTAAATTGTCTAGATTATTTAATACATAAATTAGATTTAATATTAGTTATGTCGGTTAATCCTGGTTTTGAAGGACAAAAATTTTTAGATTATATCTATAAAAAAATTATTCAAATTAAAAAAATTATTAATAAACAGAAAAGGAATATTCTACTAGAAGTAGATGGGGGTATAAATATTAATAATATAAAAAAAATAGCTATTTCAGGAGCAGATGTATTTGTTATCGGTTCAGCTATATTTAAAAATAAATTACCATATAATAAAATTATAAAAAATTTAAAATTAGAATCAAATTACTTTTTTAAAAAATAA
- the trpS gene encoding tryptophan--tRNA ligase yields the protein MKKKIIFSGIQPTGSLTIGNYIGALSQWRKLQKKYFCIFCIADLHSLTIYQKKDVLNKNILDILAICLACGISPEKSIIFVQSHVPQHSQLNWILNCFTNFGEMKRMTQFKEKIYLNKNINIGLFNYPILMASDILLYQTNKVPVGKDQIQHIELTRDIAYRFNNIYGNIFTIPEKILNTNGSCIMSLTNPQKKMSKSDPDNNNIIDLFDSDFIIKQKIKNAITDSNYPPNIKYDFKNKPGISNLLIILSNITECSIKKLEQNFKNKNYNNLKESIIDNLCIFLNKLRKKYFFYRNDEKYLKNIMFNGAKRAKKQANITLKKVYDTIGLSFK from the coding sequence ATGAAAAAAAAAATAATATTTAGTGGAATACAACCAACTGGGTCACTTACTATTGGTAATTATATTGGAGCTTTAAGTCAATGGAGAAAATTGCAAAAAAAATATTTTTGCATTTTTTGTATAGCTGATTTACATTCTCTTACTATATATCAAAAAAAAGATGTATTAAATAAAAATATATTAGATATTTTAGCTATATGTTTAGCATGTGGAATTAGTCCTGAAAAAAGTATTATTTTTGTACAATCTCATGTTCCTCAACATTCTCAATTAAATTGGATTTTAAATTGTTTTACTAATTTTGGAGAAATGAAGAGAATGACTCAATTTAAAGAAAAAATATATTTAAATAAAAATATTAATATTGGTTTATTTAATTATCCTATATTAATGGCTTCAGATATATTATTGTATCAAACAAATAAAGTACCAGTAGGTAAAGATCAGATTCAACATATTGAATTAACTAGGGATATTGCTTATAGATTTAATAATATTTATGGTAATATATTTACTATCCCTGAAAAGATACTTAATACTAATGGTTCATGTATTATGTCATTAACTAATCCACAAAAAAAAATGTCTAAATCTGATCCTGATAATAATAATATTATTGATTTATTTGATAGTGATTTTATAATTAAACAAAAAATTAAAAATGCAATTACTGATTCTAATTACCCTCCTAATATAAAATATGATTTTAAAAATAAACCAGGAATTTCTAATTTATTAATTATACTTTCTAATATAACTGAATGTTCTATAAAAAAATTAGAACAAAATTTTAAAAATAAAAATTATAATAATTTAAAAGAATCAATTATCGATAATTTATGTATATTTTTAAATAAATTAAGAAAAAAATATTTTTTTTACAGAAATGATGAAAAATATTTAAAAAATATTATGTTTAATGGAGCAAAAAGAGCAAAAAAACAAGCTAATATTACTCTAAAAAAAGTATATGATACTATTGGATTAAGTTTTAAATAA
- the crp gene encoding cAMP-activated global transcriptional regulator CRP: MFFKLQKDSTLEWFLSYCHINKYPAKMILIKQGDISKNLYYILKGIIIISIKNKNGKEIILNYLNEGNFIGEIGIFNNPYKEITLVKLKTECKLAKISYKNFYNLIKMNNNIIMKISSQLANKLQTTFKKVSNLAFLDVTHRISKTLFNLAKSPEAITHPDGMQIKITRQEIGKIVGCSRETVGRTLKILKQRNLIYAHGKTIVIYGTR; encoded by the coding sequence ATGTTTTTTAAGTTACAAAAAGATTCTACTTTAGAATGGTTTCTTTCTTATTGTCATATTAATAAATACCCAGCAAAAATGATTCTAATTAAACAAGGAGATATTTCTAAAAATCTTTACTATATATTAAAAGGAATTATTATTATTTCTATTAAAAACAAAAATGGTAAAGAAATTATACTTAATTATTTAAATGAAGGTAATTTTATAGGTGAAATTGGGATTTTTAATAATCCTTACAAAGAAATTACATTAGTAAAATTAAAAACAGAATGTAAATTAGCAAAAATTTCATATAAAAATTTTTATAATTTAATTAAAATGAATAATAATATTATTATGAAAATTTCTTCACAACTTGCTAATAAGTTACAGACTACATTTAAAAAAGTAAGCAATTTAGCTTTTTTAGATGTTACTCATAGAATTTCAAAAACATTATTTAATTTAGCTAAATCTCCAGAAGCTATAACTCATCCAGATGGTATGCAGATAAAAATAACTAGACAAGAAATAGGTAAAATAGTAGGTTGTTCTCGAGAAACAGTAGGTCGTACCTTAAAAATACTTAAACAACGTAATTTAATTTATGCTCATGGTAAAACAATTGTTATTTATGGAACTAGATAA